The genome window CTTTGGGTcaacttcttttgttttaaattattctATATAGATAAAGTTATGCCACATTTAGCCACTCCAATCTTAACTGTGCGGATCTGGTGAAAGTCCCACTTTCTGTCAGtgcaaaaaatttaaaaaaaaaaaattccctgAGATATCTTCATATAAAGGTGAAATTTCAACCTTATGTCTGTTTCTCTTTAACATAAAGTaatgctgctgtagtaaatgaaagaaatctctcAGCATGACTCTTAAATTGTAAGAGATGCATATGTAATATTACAGAAAGGTTTCAAGTAGCTTGTTGCCCCAACTATGTTATAAAACAGGAGAGTTTAattgttaaattttttttttcaaatcctTAATTGGTTTGGGAAGTTTTATTGTAGACAAAGCTATAAAACTTTCAAAAACAGATGCAGCAAAAAGTCAGACATTTATGCcgtccttcacattttccaaagccattCATTAGGCTAAACTGGAGTCTTTGCCTGGTCCATTCAGGCACCCCAGGCCTTATGTTTAACACCCCTGACTTTAAAGTGATATATTAAAAGAAATTACAGAGGATTTAACAGGAATTTGGTAATTTAGATTAATGTGTCATGCAAACAACAGTATCTATATTTCTAATAATTAAATGGCATCTCTGCCAGCACTTTGGAACCCGAGTGAATTATGGGTGTTTGTGAATGAGGGGTTTAAGACCGGGGTAAACAAACACTGCTGACACATCACTTGTGTggtggtttgtttgcttttccttcTCCAGCATGTGTGACTGTCAGATAATGTATGCGTCTGCAAAACAAATTCGTTAGTATACACACAAGGATCCAGATACAGCTCAGTGCTAGCCCGGGTATAGGCACTAGGCTAGTAGACTAGCAGGCTGGCTAACGAACAAAGGTTGCTATCGCGCTAGCCCCTACACAACAACAGCACCAGCAGCTAACATCAACTAGCTTGTCAGCAACCAAACTGGACTTGCTTGGAAGCGGGTCGAAAttattctgctgctgctgctcttcatCATTGacgtttctgtttcagttcctcTGCCTACCAATCCCCGCTTCCCCGCATACACTCGGCTAATAGTGCAGAAGAAGAAACCACTGCACCGTTAGCTTAGAGTGGAGCTAACCTGGCCATATTTCAATCCCAGCCTCTCGCAGCCTGCGTCTCAGATGGTCGTTCTCCCGCTCCCGGATCGCTATCTCCTCCTGGTACTCCAAAATCGTGTCCTCGACAGATTTGTAAATCTCCTGCGCAGCAAGCATGAGACGCTCAGTCAAAAAGACGTTTAAAAATTGAAGTTTGGTCATTTTTGTTTTGGGCTGCACGGAGCTCCTGCCACCAGCTAAAacggaccaaaaaaaaaaaaagatgctcgACCCCGTCACGTGACCCCCAACTACTTTCTTCTGCCTTCTTACCCCCAGGGATTGTCTTccaatgatttttgtttttcgttATTTTCCCTGTGCTTTGACTTGCAGTTTTGGGGTTGTTTCATTCTTATTGTGCAGAATGTTTTCAATTTCTTTTATTCGTTTCAAATTCAttgggcttttttttaaatgtaattccaACACGTATCCGTTTCTGGTGATTTAAAATTTGCACTCAGGAGCCAGCAAGAATgagaacacacaaaaataaggaatacaaataatatttgctgtgttatttatttatttatttatttatttatacaaaatATCACGTGTACATAAGATTTGTTGCAAGAGTTGTTGAAGCTAGGGTGAGAAGAGAGGTGATGATCAGTGAGCATTTGAGATTGTTGATGGAGAAGCACAGAGTAAGTCATAAGGAGCTGCACTGTGCCTTTGTGGATGTAAAGAGAGAATATGACAGGGTGCCAAGAGAGGAACTGTGACACTGCAGGAGAAAGTTAGAAGTGGCAGAGAAGTATGTGTGGGTGGTGCAGGAAATGTATGAGGTAGGAGTGAAAGATGGGTTCAAGTGGAGGTGGGATTGGGTCTGAGCACCTTTttgtttgcagtggtgatggacaggttgacagatgaggtcagacAGGAGTGTTCGTGGACTGTGATGTTTGCAGATAACACTGTGATCTATctggaggtatgctctggagagaaaAGGAATGAGCAAGACAGGGTAGAAATGTGTGAAAGAGAAGGATGATGGGTATAGGGAAGCTGATAAGAGCAAAGGTAGTGAAAGTGGGTGAGTTAGGATACCTGGAGTCAACCATCCAAAACATTggacagtgcacaagagaggtgaagaagaaaaTTGAATCAGGGTGGAGTAACTGAAGACAAGTGTCAGgagagatttgtgacagaagCATAACAGCAGGAGTGACAAGGAAGGTTTATAAGTTACTAGTTAGACCTGGTATGATATACGGCTGGAAGACAGTGTCACTGACCAAAAGAGAGGAGGCCGATCTGTAGTTGGCAGAACTGAAGATGTTGGGATTTTCTGTGGGAGTGACCCGGATGAATGAATAAGATTAGAAATAAGTACATCAGAGGGAAATCTGAGGTTGAACGCTTAGGAGACGAAGTTAGAGAACAAGACTCCTGAAAACTCAGTGACtggattaaacacacacacacacacacacacacacacacacacacacacacacacacacacacacacacacacacacacacacacacacaccttcatacATCAAGCTGCTTTTTCCCACTGTCATTGTTGCACttttctattgcactgttgtgtctgcactgtcttgtgtctgtattgttctgttctgtctggtttcattgtgtttagttttggggggttttgttatttttgcacAATCGCACTTTATGTAGTCCTGTGTtgattgtctgttatatgtTATATGTAGCACCATGGTCTTGGAGGAACATTGTCTCGCTACACTGTGTACTGTACCGCTGCACGTGGTTGAAATGACAGTATgccacttgacttgacttgactagacttgactacaagcccattatcatcaatggagctccagtggagagggtgcagtccttcaagtatcttggtgtccacatctcctcagacctgacatgggctgcccacattcaggtccagaccaaaaaggctaggcagcgcctgtatcacctacgacaactgaggaagttcagggtctctccaaagatcctcaggattttctatacaggcgctgtggagagcatcctcacacagaacatgacatcgtggtttgggaacagctgtgtgaaggaccaaaaagctctccagagagtgatccgtacagaagaacgctgctgcaggattgctctccccccgcttcaggacacctacaccaggagatgccggactagagcagcgcagatactgaaggacccgtcccatcctggcaacaaactgttccaacttctgcaatctggtagaaggttccgcatcttccgggcaaggacagagagactcaagaggagcttctatccccaagccatccgtgccctaaacacacacacccgccctctcacatcatctataattgactgagtcaggactcttccagacactaaaccaaggcacaatgtacatttcaattcctttaattttaaatatgtttatattgtctatcctgtaaaatagtcagatgtctattcatattaatgtacagaattcacctgcttgctgctactactgcacattcacccaatgtatatactatatgtgtatatatatatatatatatatatataatgtttttcctctacaccccccccccccaattttttttgctcatgtcgaggagcgtgtcaggctacatttcactgtgtgttatacttgtataactatgcatgtaaataaagaaccttgaaccttgaaccttgaagacTGAGATATTTGACTACGTGTAGAGGGGGGAAGGTGGATACACTGGACACAAGATGTTGAATATGCAGCTGccacagaggaggaaaaaaggaagcCCACAGAGGAGATTCATGGACGTAATGAAGAAGGACACGGTTGGAGCTACAGAGGATGAGGCTGAGGCAGATGATCCGCTGTGGCGAAAGAAGAACAAGATTGTAACTAAACCCTCCTGACCAGCAGGTGGCGAAATCCCAACCACACGCTGAAAGAACCGGAAGTGACATGACATCAAACTTCTCCGTCTCCCacgtgtgagagcatttcagtcaCATTGGTAGGTCTGCGGCTCCATCATGAAACGACCAAGTAAGTAAATAACGTTGTTACAATAATACTTCATTATGAATAAAGTGGAATAATTATACAGAGCTTTACTGGTCTGTTAATCACGCGGTTAACGAGCTAGCGGCTGTCATTGGTGGCCGGTAAACCTGTTCAGTCTGCTTTAGCGCGGCTTCCAGCTAACAACCACTaactgttttattcttttctgtCGTCTTCAGAGTTAAAGAAGGCAAGCAAGCGGCTCTCATGTGCCAAACGTTATAAAATACAGAAGAAGGTAAGCGCCTTAACTTTGACACTAACTTCTAGCAGGACGTTTGAGTAAATGTTTCCCACAGGAGGCCCATGTGGAccagactcttttttttttttttttcaaacggaTTTTTGTGTCCCCATGTAACTGAGTGACCCAGTCTTGTCGTGTATTTAGGTCCGGGAGCACAACAGAAAGCTAAGGAAAGAGGCAAAGAAGAAAGGAGTGAGCAAACGAGTGAAGAAGGATATCGGAGTGCCCAACAGTGCTCCTTTCAAAGAGGAGATCCTCAGAGAGGCAGAACAGAGGAGGCTACAGGTTAGCAGTCAAATGGCTTTTCTTGCGCACATCATCACGGGAGCATGTTGAAGGTTAATGCACAGTCCCGATCTAACCATGAAAAAGTCTGTGCTTTGATCATCATGACATTCATGTGCAGTATGTCTCTTGTGTTGGTAAAGTGTAAGAGTCTTTCAATGAATCTGTCTCATAGGtcgaggaagaaaaagaaaagaggaggcAAGCTAAAAAGGAGCAGCGAGCcgagaagaggaagaaagagaaggaggctGCGAGTAAAGCAGCAGAACCCACGGCGAAGAAGGCTCGCAAGGTAAAAAGGCCATCGCTAAGACCTTATGTGTATTCAACTTTTAAGCTCTTCTCTGCTGACCTTGTCTTGTTTAAATAGGATGACAATGGAACTCAGTCAGAGAAAAAGCCTGCCCCAGACAGGAGCTCAAAACACTTCCTTTGTGCTGAATTAAACAAGGTAAAGCTACCTGCTCCCAGGTGTGGTCTAACCCTGGAGAATAATAGCTCTTAACGCTCAAGGGATCTCCTCTGTTTCAGGTAATCGATGCATCTGATGTAGTAATAGAAGTCCTCGACGCTCGTGATCCACTGGGGTGCAGGTGTCCACAGCTCGAGGAGGCTGTGCTGCAGAGAGGAGGCACCAAGAAATTACTTTTGGTTTTAAACAAAATAGGTAAATTGACTTGGGATCCTGCCTCATGTTTCACGTACAGTTTAAACcctgatgtgtttgcgtgaaTTTCATTGGATTAAACTGGTTTTTGGCTTTGTCTGTTGCAGACCTGGTGCCAAAAGAGACCGTGGAAAGGTGGATCCAGTGTTTGCAGCAGGAGTTTcctgctgtggcatttaaagcATCGACACAGCTGCGGGATGGAGTTGTGGTAGGTGGTGCATTTTACTCTCCacactttaaaaacatgaaGACTTTGCCATTCAGATTTTGCCACAACAGCCAGTAGTTCCGTAAGTTTGAtttatatttagttatttttacgCTGGATGCGTGGCACAACCCCAAGTAGATTTGTGTCTCCGCCTGGGATTGAAAAAGAGTCAATTCACCTGAGATTTTGCACAGTGAGATTTTGCTAAAATGATTTTCTTGCCATCACCCAACATCATAACTAAAAAGCGAAAGGGAGACTGATCACATCTCATGTTTGGTCAATACTGAACTGGTGACAGCTCCAACTTTCTGCTTTGGAAGCAGTCCACCGTCTGTTTAGATCACAGATGCAGTTTATTCATTTTCACGAGTTGTCTGTCATAGAGGGCTGAAATAACGAGCGTGTTTTAAAACTGTTATTCAACAGTGGCTAGTGTGAGTTCTGTGGTTACTAAGAAATGTTAGAAAttagggttgttgttttttttaatgatgtggAGGACTGAGAAGGTTGGACAGCTTCTTCTGTGCTGTTATAACTGGTTATAGCCTCCAAGAGTAGTAAACAAACCACATGATTAATTCAGCCTGTTCTACGCAGAGCTGAGATGTGTTTGtggatcatttttaaaaatctctatGCATGCAGACACGAGGTATCCATTTTTACAAAAGAGCAGTCCTCAGCCACTTTAACTGTTCATGATATCTCTGTTTTGCTCTTCATTAGAAAGCCAAAAAGCGCAGGATAGTGGCCTCTAATGAAGTGCTGGACAGATCCAGAGGAGCAGCCTGCTTTGGAAACTGTTGTCTTGCAGAGTTGCTCATAAGCTACGCTGATAAAACGCAGAGTGAAGGTTCACTCCGAGTCGGCGTAGTCggtaagtttttctttttcttttttttttttgccatcaaTGTCCTTGATGGGTGTTTCATTCACTGTCAATTGTTCAGGGTACTGAATCTTTTGCACACTTGCTTTTACCTTCAGGTTTTCCTAATGTTGGGAAGAGCAGCATCATCAACAGTATAAAGGGGTCCCTAGCATGCA of Maylandia zebra isolate NMK-2024a linkage group LG5, Mzebra_GT3a, whole genome shotgun sequence contains these proteins:
- the gnl3 gene encoding guanine nucleotide-binding protein-like 3, which translates into the protein MKRPKLKKASKRLSCAKRYKIQKKVREHNRKLRKEAKKKGVSKRVKKDIGVPNSAPFKEEILREAEQRRLQVEEEKEKRRQAKKEQRAEKRKKEKEAASKAAEPTAKKARKDDNGTQSEKKPAPDRSSKHFLCAELNKVIDASDVVIEVLDARDPLGCRCPQLEEAVLQRGGTKKLLLVLNKIDLVPKETVERWIQCLQQEFPAVAFKASTQLRDGVVKAKKRRIVASNEVLDRSRGAACFGNCCLAELLISYADKTQSEGSLRVGVVGFPNVGKSSIINSIKGSLACNVGIKRGTTKMMQEVHIAKNVKLIDSPGVVASPSNPPALMALRSLQVEEGGESVLEAVRNLLKQCDKTQIMLQYNIPDFRNSLEFLTLFAKKRGYLQKGGVPNTEQAATTFLADWTGAKLSYHCKAPENHSLPAYLSDAVVTEMQNGWNLNKIKTGNKETLKAVRFPNQASSIGFTSKGPTSGLLSVADIPEGKPGAAATEEEAEQNEESSETETTEDSNKKEKAEKLQKKTIKRKKGNVRFQSVPIDISLSTAITDDAYDFNTDFK